Genomic window (Streptomyces yatensis):
GGTGATCGCCCGGGTGCCGTACAGCTCCGCCCACCCCCGCCACCGCTACACCGAACCGGGCTACTACCTCACGCTGACGACCTGCACCCCCGAATTCACCTCCCGCTACCGCCTGGTGGTCTGGGCCCGGCTGCGGGCCGCCGCCCCACGCGCTGTCGGCGGGGGCGACTAGACTGGCGGGAGCCAGGTGGGGAGACCGGCCGGGAGAGGGGGTGTGACGGTGTCGCGACGACTGGAAGCGCTGCGCATGCAGCTGGGCGTCTGCCTGTTTCTGCTGACCGGGGTGCTGCTGGCGCAGAGCGGGGCCGTCAGCGCCGTCGCCCTCGCCGCCACGGTGGCGACCACGGCCGCCGTCGCCACGGCGCTGCTCACCTGCGCGATCCTCGCCTCCCGCGGCCGAATACCCGCCCCCGCCGGGCGGATTCGCACCGCGATACGGGACCGCGAGCGCCGTACGGCGTTCCTGCCCCAGCGGGATCCCGACGCCTCCGGACGCCCGAGGCCGCGAGCGCCGGGCCGTCGTCTGCCGACGGCCGCGTAGGCGCAACCACTTCGCCGTACGGCGGACCCCAGCCGCTCCGGCATTCGTACCGCCGCGCCACGCGGCTCGTCACGCCGATGTCTTCCTCACTCCGGCACGACGAGACCCGCGGAGGGCTCCCATGTCCCTTTTCTCTTCCCTCGGCTCCCTGCTGACCACCATGGCGGGCGGCCTCGACCCGCTCTTCGGCGCGTCCGCGGCGGCGGCCGCCATCGTCCTGTTCACGCTGTGCGTCCGCGCGGCGCTGCATCCCCTCGCCCGGGCCGCGGTGCGCGGTGAGAAGGCGCGGGCCGCGCTCGCGCCGAAGCTCACCGAGCTGAGCCGCAAGCACAAGGGCGACCCCGAGCGGCTGCGGCGCGCCATGACGGAGCTGCGGGCGAAGGAGGGCGCGTCACCGCTGGCGGGCTGTCTCCCGGCGCTCGCCCAGCTTCCCGTCTTCTTCGTGATGTACCACGTGTTCTCCACCGGCAGCGGCGCCGGAGACCTCCTCGACCACACGCTCGCCGGGGCCCCGCTCGGCGACCGGTGGGGCGGGGCGCTCAGCGGTGCGCCGGGTCTGGTCTACCTCGGGCTCTTCGCACTGATCGCGGCCGTGGCGACCTGGACGTACCTCCGCGCCCGCAGGACGACCGCCCCCGGGGCGCCCGGAGTGGCCCGGGCGCTGCCGCTGCTGTCGTTCGGGACCCTCGTCACCGCCGCCGTGGTCCCGCTGGCGGCGGCGCTGTACCTGGCGACCAGCACCACCTGGACGGCGGTGGAGCGGGCCCTGCTGCACCGCGGATGACGGGCACCCATGGCGGGGCCGTGGCGGGGCCCGCGACGGGCGCCCGCAACGGCGCCCGTCGAAGTCATGAGTGAAACCGCCGTCCCAGTCCGTGAATGAGGTCTTGCGGGCTGGACGCCCCTGAAGGGAGGATCGATCAGCCGGTAGGCGCCTCGCACCGGCCTGTGACCTCGGGAGTCTTGGGATGAAACTGCTGCGAGTCGGACCGACGGGCGCGGAACGCCCCGCGCTGCTCGATCAGAACGGCACCTTGCGCGATCTGTCCGCCCTGGTCCCGGACATCGACGGCGCGCTCCTCGCCGACGAGGTCGCCCTCGCGCGGCTGCGCGCGGCGGCGGCCGCCGAGGGCGACGACGCGCTGCCGGTGATCGAGGACGGCGGGGTGCGGATCGGCCCGCCGCTCGGCCGGATCGGCAAGATCGTGTGCATCGGGCTGAACTACCACGACCACGCCGCCGAGACCGGGGCCAGCGCCCCCGAAGAGCCCATCATCTTCATGAAGGCCCCGGACACGGTCGTCGGCCCCGATGACACGGTCCTCGTGCCGCGCGGCAGCGTGAAGACCGACTGGGAGGTCGAACTCGCCGTCGTCATCGGCCGCACCGCCCGCTACCTCGACTCCGACGAGGCCGCCCTCGCCTCGGTCGCGGGCTATGCGATCGCCCACGACGTCTCCGAGCGCGCCTTCCAGATCGAGCGCGGCGGCCAGTGGGACAAGGGCAAGAACTGCGAGACGTTCAACCCCCTGGGCCCCTGGCTGGTGACCGCCGACGAGATCCCCGACCCGCAGGCCCTGGGCCTGCGCCTGTGGGTCAACGGCGAGGTCAAGCAGGACGGCACCACCGCGGACCAGATCTTCGGGGTGGCCCATGTGGTCCGCTACCTCAGCCAGTTCATGACCCTCTACCCCGGCGATGTCATCAGCACCGGCACCCCGGCGGGCGTGGCCATGGGCCGCCCCGAGCCCAAGCCGTACCTCCGCTCCGGCGATGTCGTCGAGCTCGAGATCGACGGGCTGGGGCGCCAGCGCCAGGAGTTCAAGGACGCGTAGCCGGATGCCGGGCCCGGACGCCGGGCCCGGACGCCGGGCCCGGACGCCGGGCCCGGACGCCGGGCCCGGATACCGGTCGGGCGGCCCGGTCGGGGCCGCCCCTCCGCATGCCCGCCTCAGGCCGTCGCCGCCAGATAGCGCTCCAGCGCCTCCACCACCAGCGCGTGGTCCTCGGCCTGCGGCAGCCCCGAGACGGCGACCGCGCCGATGACACCCGTGCCCGTCACGTGGAGGGGGAAGGCGCCGCCGTGCGCGGCGTACCGGTCGGGGTCGAGGCGGGAGGACTCCTCGAAGCTCGCGCCCTTGGCGCGGAAGCGGGCGCCGACCAGGTACGAGCTCGCCCCGTAGCGCTCCACGACCCGGCACTTGCGCTCCAGCCAGGCGTCGTTGTCGGGGGAGGTGCCCGGCAGGGCGCGGTGGAAGAGCCGCTGACCGGCCCGGTGGATGCCGATCGTGACGGCGGCGCCGCGCTCCTGGGCCAGGTCGGCGATGAGACAGCCCAGACGCCAGGCGTCGTCGTTGTCGAAGCGGGGCAGGCGCAGCCGGCGCTCCTGCTCCTCGATGCGGGATATCAGCTCGGCGTGCTCGCTCATGCGGGGACCTCGATCCGGACGGTACGGCGCTCCGCGGCCGACACCCGGGCCGCCTCCAGCACATGCAGGGCGGCCGCGGCCTCGGCGGCGGTGACCGGCGGCGGGGTGCCGTCGCGGAGGGCGGCGGCGACGGCGGCGTAGTACGCGGGGTAGTCGCCCTGGAGGGTCGGCACCGGGACCCCGCCGCCGGTCAGCGGGGACTCCCCGGCGCCCAGCCGGCCCCATTCGCTCTCCGGCTCGACGCCCCATGCGGCGGACGGGTCGCCGGGGCGCAGCCCCTCGCGCAGGGCGGCCTCCTGCGGGTCGAGGCCGTACTTCACATAGCCCGAACCGCTGCCCAGCACCCGGAAGCGCGGGCCGAGCTGGGCGGTGATCGCGCTCATCCACAGATGGGAGCGGACCCCGCTGGTGTGGGTGAGGGCGATGAAGGTGTCGTCGTCGGTCTGCGCCCCGGGGCGGCGCACATCGACCTCGGCGTAGACGGACTCGACGGGGCCGAAGAGGGTGAGCGCCTGGTCGACGAGGTGGCTGCCCAGGTCGTACAGCAGTCCGCCGACCTCGGCCGGGTCGCCGGACTCCCGCCAGCCGCCCTTGAGCTGCGGCCGCCACCGCTCGAAGCGGGACTCGAAGCGCTGCACGTCGCCGAGCGCGCCCTCGGCGAGCAGCTTGCGGAGGGTGAGGAAGTCGTTGTCCCAGCGGCGGTTCTGGAAGACGCTCAGCAGCAGCCCGCGGGCCTCGGCGAGCGCGGCCAGCTCCTCGGCCTCGGCGGCGGTGGCGGCCAGCGGCTTGTCCACGACGACCGGCAGCCCCGCCTCGAGGGCGGTGCGGGCGAGCGGCACATGGGTGCGGTTCGGGGAGGCGATGACGATCAGGTCCAGCTCATCCGCCCGGCCCCACAGCTCATCGGCGGAGTCCGCGAAACGAACCTCGGGGAACTCGGCGCGTGCCTGCCGCTGCCGCTCCGGGCTGGAGGTGACGATGGTGTCCAGCACCAGTCCCTCGGTGGCCGCGATCAAGGGGGCGTGGAAGACGGATCCGGCCAGGCCGTAGCCGATCAGTCCCACGCGGACGGTGCTGCTGTCATCCATGGCATCCATGAAGGCCACTTTGGCAACAGTGTTGCCAAAGTGCAAGCGGTGGCCACAATGGAGGGGTGAACAGCACCATGTCGGGGGCGGCCGGGCCCGGAGCCAATCTGACCGCCCTGCGCAGCCATAACGCCGCGCTCGTCCTGCGTCTGCTGCGCGACGCGGGCGAGGACGGCGTCAGCCGACCGGAGCTGGCCGGCCACACCGGCCTCACCCCCCAGGCCGTCAGCAAGATCACGGCGCGGCTGAGGACGGAGGGGCTGGCGGTGGAGGCCGGTCAGCGCGCCTCGACCGGCGGCAAACCGCCCGCCGTGCTCCGCCTGGTCCCGGGCGCCCGCCATGCGATCGGGCTGCACCTGGACCGCGATGAGCTGACGGCCGTTCTCGTCGACCTCGCGGGCACACCGGTCGCCGCCCGCACCGCCCCCTTCGACTTCGGCGCGGGGGCGGAGGAAGCGCTCACGGCGGCCACCGCCGAGGTCAGGGCGCTCCTCGCGGACGCCTGCACCGACCTTGCGGCTGGGACCGGCCTTGACACGGGGACCGGCCTTGCCGCCGGGACCGGCCTTACGGAGACCGGCGCGGAGACGGGTGGCGCGATCGGCGGCGCGGCGGGCGGCGGGCTGGCGGGCGGGTTGGCGGGCGGGCTGCTCGGCGTCGGCGTCGCCGCGCCCGGACCGCTCGACCACGGCTCGGGCGTGCTGCACCGCGTCACCGGCTTCCCCCAGTGGGACGGCTTCCCGCTGCGCGACGCGCTCGCCGAGCGGCTCGGCCTGCCCGTCGTCCTCGACAAGGACACCAATGCCGCGGCGCTCGGGCTGGTGACCGCCGGGACCGCCCCATCGGCCGCGTATCTCCATCTGGGCACCGGCCTCGGCGCCGGTCTGATGCTCGGCGGGGAGGTGTACCGCGGGGCGCGGACCGACGCGGGCGAGTTCGGGCATCAGGTGATCCAGCTCGACGGGCCGCCCTGCGAATGCGGCAATCGCGGCTGCCTGGAGGCGCTGTGCCTGGCCGCCGTCGCACGCGACGACCATACGGACGCGGCGCGGCTGCTCGGCGTCGGCGCGGCCAACCTCGTACGGCTCCTCGACATCGACCGGGTGCTGCTGGGCGGCCGGGTGGTGCTGGCCGACCCCGAGCCCTACGTTCGCGGTGTGGCCACGATGATCGCCGAGGACTCCGCCCGCGCCAGCCGCCTCACCGTGCCCGTGGATGTCGTGGAGCGGGGCGGGCGGGCCGTCGTCGAGGGCGCCGCCCGGCTCGTCCTCGCACCGCTGTTCGCACTGGGCTGATCGAGGGGGATCCTGACCGCCAGTCGGGGGCAATCCGGGGCTGGTGCGGTGTGTCGGCGTGCGGACGCGGAATGTAGCGCAGTGCTCGGGGAAACCCCGCACAGCAGAGGTCACTCATGCGCTTGCCCACCGCACTGTCCCTACGAGCTGTCCTTCCGGCGGCCGCGCTCGCGGTCGCCCCCGCCCTCTATGGAATCCCGGTGCACGCCGCCGAGGCCGAGTCCGCCGCCTGCGGGGGCCGGAACGCCTCCGACTTCCCGATCGAAGCCCATCTGCGCGATGGGCCGGATCAGTACGCCCGGGGCGGCGGCTGGCGCGGCTGGCACCTCGAACTGCGCAATGCCACGGACACCGGCTGCCGCGCCATCCACCCCATCGCCGTCCTGATCGACGAGGCCCGTGAACTGCGGCCCCGCCATATTGGTTTCGAGTTCCTGGACCCGGCCGCGGAGGGCGGCGCCACCTGGCGGGCCGTCTCCTTCCAGACGACGGACGAGGACGAGAACATCGGCGTCTTCGACAACAGCCATTTCAAGGGTTTCACCGTGCCCGCGCACAAGACCGTCGACGTGCAGGTGCGTACGCGCTTCACCGAGGACGCGCCCGAGGGGCCGGTGACGGCCAACGCCATCGCCGTACAGCGGCGCGCGGACGACGGCGACTGGGTGGGGCAGTCGAACGACTACGCGTTCCGCATCGGCCCGGCGGCGACGGGGGCGGCCGCGGGCACCGGTTCGGGCACGGCTTCGGATACCGGCGCGGGTACGGAGGCCGGGGCGGGTACGGAGGCCCTGACCGGTACCGGAACGCGGACGAGGGCGGCTACGGGCGCCGTCAGGGACAGGGAGACGGACGCCGGTGCCGACGCCGGTGCCGCCACCGACGGAGCCGAGACCAAGCCCGCGCCGCGGCCGACCACCCGCTCCAAGAGCCCCACGGCCGTTCCGACGCGAACGCCCGAGAAGACCCGGCCCTCCGCCGCGCCGAGCCGGACGCCGAGCGCCGGCGCAAGCCATGAGGAGAGCCATCCGGCCACGGTGCCGCCCCGTGCCGACAGCGACGCTGATGCCGACGCGGAGGCGGACGCCGACGTCGGCGCGGAGGCCGACGCCGATACCGATCCCAGTGCCGAGACGGACACGGGGACCGGAGTGGATGCCGAGAAGGATACGGATACGGGTACCGATGCGGGTACCGATACCGAGGTGGGTGCGGATGCCGACGCGGACGCGGACCTCGGCTCGGACGCGGACGCCGACGCGGGTACCGACCTCGACGAGGGCCTCGACGCGGACACCGATCTCGGTACGGACACCGACCTGGGCACCGACACCGAGCTGGGCACGGAGACCGACGACCCCAGCGCCGAATCCGACCTGGGCACCGAGACGGACCTGGGCACCGACCCCGGAGCCGAGACCGATCCGGGCGCCGAAACCGACCCCGGAGCGGAGACCGACCCCGGAGCGGAGACCGACCCCGGAGCCGAAACCGACCCCGGACGGGACCCCCAAGCCGACCCCAGCACCGGCACCGGCACCGGCACGGATGGACGTCATGAGGAGGACGGCGGCCACGAGCGCGAGCGGGTGCCCGAACTCGCCGCGACGGGTCGTCACACCGCGCTGCTCGCGGGGCTCGGCGTCATCAGCGCCGCGCTCGTGACCTGCGGCACCGTCCTCGTGGTGAAATCCCGGCGTTCGGGGACCTGAAGCCCCGACGTCCCCGACGCCCTCAACTCCGAGCTACTGGCCCCGGGGCCCCTCGCCCCGGCGGCGCAGCTCGTCGTCGATCTTGTCCGAGCCGGACTGGATCTGCTCCGAGTACTTGCCGCCCGTCTTCTTGTCAGCGGCCTCGGCCCCCTTGCGAGTGCCCTTCCGAGCCTTGTCCGGGTTCTTGCTGATCGCGCCCTTGAGCTTGTCCATCATGCCCATCGCGGCCTCCTTACGGTCCGGCTCGTTCCAGGGAGGGGTGGAACCCGCCCCTCCCTCAGGATCAGACACCTGTGCGGATCTGTCGCGCTGGGACGGGGCGCGAACGGACGGCGAACGCATAGTGCTCCCGGACACGGGGCGGTCTCCCCGGGACTTTCCCCGGTTAGGCTGAGGTCGTCGCCAGAGGTCGATTCCGAGCGGAGAGCAACCAGTGGCAGAGCGCAAGCCGATCGAGTCATGGCTCACCGACATGGACGGTGTCCTGATGCACGAGGGCATACCGGTGCCGGGTGCCGATGCCTTCGTCAAGCGGCTGCGCGAGTCCGGCACGCCCTTCCTGGTGCTCACCAACAACTCCATCTACACCCCGCGCGACCTCCACGCCCGGCTGTCCCGGATCGGGCTGGACGTCCCGGTGGCCAACATCTGGACATCGGCGCTGGCCAGCGCCCAGTTCCTGGACGAGCAGCGGCCCGGCGGCACCGCGTATGTGATCGGGGAGGCGGGGCTGACCACCGCACTGCACGACATCGGCTACGTCCTTACGGATGTCGAGCCGGACTATGTGGTGCTCGGCGAGACCCGTACGTACAGCTTCGAGGCGCTCACCAAGGCCATCCGGCTGATCAACGACGGTGCGCGGTTCATCGCCACCAACCCCGATGAGATCGGCCCCTCCGCGGAGGGCGCGCTGCCCGCCACCGGCTCCGTGGCCGCACTGATCACCAAGGCGACCGGCCAGAAGCCGTACTTCGTCGGCAAGCCCAATCCGCTGATGATGCGCTCGGGGCTGAACGCGATCGGTGCCCACTCCGAGACCAGCGCGATGATCGGCGACCGGATGGACACCGATGTCCGGGCCGGGCTCGAGGCCGGTATGGAGACCTTCCTGGTGCTCACCGGGGTGACCAAGGCGGGGGAGGTGGACCGGTATCCGTACCGCCCGTCCACGGTCGTCGACTCCATCGCGAATCTCGTGGAACGCATCGCCTGACCCGCCGGCGGCCTCTGCCTGATCCGCCGGGGAGCTCTGCCTGATCCGCCGGGGACCCGTGCCTGACCCACCGGCGACGAGATGCCGCCCTTGTGCCCCGGATGGCGCAGTAGGCGCCCGCAGCGGATGCGGGCCCCTGCCGGGCGCGTGAGCCTCTTGGTATCGGGAGGTTCTCACCATGCGCATCGTCGCACTCACTCTCTGTACCGCAGCATGCGCCGCCGTCGCGGCGGTGACGGCCGCTGCACCGGCCCTCGCCGACCAGCACCACTCCGCCACCACCACGATCCGGATCAGTCCGCACGCCCTCGCCCCCGGCGCCGAGGTCGAGGTCTGGGCCTTCGGCTGCCCCGACCGGGAGGGCACGGCCTCGTCACCGGTGTTCGTGGACGACGCGGAGCTGACGCCCGAGGGGAACGCGCTCTTCAGCGAGGCGACGATCCGCTCGACGGCGACCAAGGGGGCGCACCGGGTCACCGTGGACTGCGCGGACGGCCTTTCGCGTGAGGACCGTGAGGCACGTGAGGACGGTAAGGGCGGCATGAGCGGGGTCTCCCTCGCCGTGGAACGCCCGCCCTCGCCCGTCGCCCCCGTCCGCGCGGGCGGCGGCGGCACGGCATCCGACGAGACCCGGGCACGCGATGACATCGGCGGTGCGGAGGCGTACGGCCTGGTGCTCTCGGGCGGTACGGCCCTGGCCGTCGGCGGCCTCGCGGTCCACCGCCGCCGCCATCCCTCCGGTACGGCGGGCTGATCGCCATGGACCTGGACACCGAGATGGACGGGAACGTGGACGGGAATCGCTTCTCCGGCCTCGGACGGCTGGCCACGGGGGTGGCCTGGGTCGCGTTGCTGCTCGGCCTGTGGATGTGGGGCCGGGACACCACGGAGGGAACGGGCGGTCCGGCGCCGATGACCGGGGACGTGGCCGCGGTCGGCCGACCGCCCGCCCATCCGCTGCCCCCGGCGCACGCGCCGCTGGCGTCCGCCCGGCCGAAGCGGGTCGTGATCGAGGCGGCGGGGGTCCGCGCCCCCATCGTCGCGAGCGGCCTCGACCGCGACGGAGCCGTGAAGCCGCCGTCCGTCAGCCGCCCCGGCACGGTCGGCTGGTACCGGGCCGGCCCCGAGCCCGGCTCCCCGGGCGCGGCGCTGCTGGTGGGCCACCTGGACACGAAGAGCAAACCGGCGGTCTTCCACGGGCTGAGCGACCTCAAGCGGGGCGAGCGGGTGCGGGTCGCGCGATCGGACGGTACGACGGCGGAGTTCACGGTCGAGGACGTCGAGGTGGTGCCGGAGAAGCACTTCGACGCGCGACGGGTGTACGGGGCGCGGTCCCATGACCGCGCGGAGCTGCGGCTGATCACCTGCGGAGGGAAGTTCAACCGCTCGACCCGGACGTATACGGCGAACGTCGTCGTCTCGGCGTACCTGACCGGCACGACGGGCTCCGCCCACAACATGTCGGCCGGGAGCCGCAGTGCGCACTAGTCCGGTGCGGGTGCGGGTGCGGGCGCCTGCGGCGGGCAAAGCCCCCACCCCGCCCCTCCCCGAAACCAGGGGGCTACGCCCCCTGCACCCCCACCCGGGGCTGCGCCCCAGACCGCCCTGCTCGGGGCCCGCCCGCTGCACCCCCGCTCGGGGCCCTGCCCGCACCCCCTCCCGGGGTTCCGCCCCGGAGTCCCGTCCCCGCCGCGCAGCGCATCGCGTCATGGCGTACGGGCGAAAAACGGGGTGGGTTGTGGATGAGGGCACGGTGGTTCGGGGTGGTGTGTAAGGATTGATTCGACCGGTCTTGTCCCGCCGGGGGATCACCGCCTGTTCCCCGGAGCGTGCACCCAAGGGGGAGTGGATGTACGGCAGTTGCACCGGCCGTTCGCGTCACGTTGCCCGCACTCGTACTCGTACTCGTACGCGTACCCGTATCCGCGCGCTCTCCGCGGCCGGGGCGCTGCTGTCGTGCGTCGTCCTCTCCGGGTGTTTCGGGGCCTCGAAGGGGGACAGCGACCATGCCTCCCTCGCCGGGCAGGCGAAGCAGCGGCCCAAGTCCACGATTCCCTACTGGGTGAATCCGGACGGCAGCGCGGCGCGGCAGGTGGCGGCGTATCGCAAGAAGGGGGCGGACGGCGAGGCCAGGCTGATACAGAAGATCGCGGAGCAGCCCGTCGCGGAGTGGCTCGGGGTGGACGATCCGGAGGGGCAGGCGCGGGGGTTCACCGCGGCCGCGGATCACGTCAACCGGGACGCGCTGCTGGTCTTCTACAACATCCCGCACCGCGACTGCGGGCAGTACTCCAAGGGCGGCGCCGCCGACGGCAACGCCTATCGCACCTGGCTGGACAAGGTGGTCCGGGGGATCGGCGGCCGCCGGGCGACGGTCATCCTGGAGCCCGACGCGCTGCCGCACGTGGTGGACGGCTGTACGCCCAAGCAGTTCCACGAGGAGCGGTACGACTTACTGACCGGTGCTGTGGACAAGCTCAAGGGGCTGCCGCGCACCAAGGTCTATCTGGACGCCGGGAACCCCCACTGGATCAAGGACCCGCGCCGGATGGTCGAGCCGCTGAAGCGGGCCGGTATCCGTAAGGCCGACGGCTTCGCGCTGAACACCTCCAACTACCAGACGACCCAGGAGAACAGGGCGTACGGCAGGAGGCTGTCCGCGCTCACCGGTGGCAAGCCCTTCGTGATCGACACCAGCCGTAATGGCAACGGTCCGGCCCCCGGTAAGAACGACCCGCAGGCGTGGTGCAATCCGAAGGGCCGGGCGCTGGGCGAGCGGCCGACCACCGACACCGGGGACAAGCTGGTCGACGCCTATCTGTGGATCAAGCGTCCGGGCGAGTCGGACGGCACCTGCAAGGGCGGTCCCACCGCGGGTCGGTGGTGGCCCCGGTACGCGCTCGATCTCGCCCGTAACGCCAACCGTAAGGACAGCTGAAGGCCGGCCCGAAGGCCGTTACTTCTTCGGGGGCGCCGGCGCGGGCACCTTGACCCACACCGCCTTCGACGGTGTGCCCTGGTCGTCCACCGCGTTGAGCATGTACCACCCCGGCGGCATCAGTGACGCGTTCTTCGGCAGCGTCACCGTCACCCCGTCCTTCGTCCGCGTGAAGTCGAGCGCGATCGACCGCTGCTCGACATTGGTCACATGGGTGAAGGACCCGGGCCGGATCAGCCGCATCCTGGTGATCGCCGATGCGTGCGCGGTCCGGTACGTGGTCTTCGCGCCCGGCTTGACCGTCCTGGGCGCGGTGTCGGTGAGCTTCGGGCGGGAGTCGCGGAAGAGATACGGCGGGGTGTAGAGGTCGATCTGCTGCTGGAACGTACCCGGCTTGGTGTTGGCCTTGTCGCCGAAGAGCGAGTCCGAGCCGAAGGTCATGACCCGGCCGTCCGGCAGGAGTAGCGCCCCCGAGTGGTAGTTGCGGCCCACCAGCGGATCGGCCACCTGCCGCGCGGTGTTGGTCTTGGGGGTGTACAGCTCGGCCTTGAGCACATTGGTGTCGCCGCGGCCCCGGTAGTCGCCCGAGCCGTTGGTGGTCAGGACGGTGTCGTCGGGCAGGATCACACTGCTCGGATAGCGCGCCTTCGCATAGAGATCCGGCCCGTTCTCGAAGCGCGGCTTGTCCGCACGCAGATCGGCGATCCGGGTCTTCGCCGTGGACTTGACGTCCTCGCCGACCCCGCCCCCGCCCAGCACCATGTACCGCTGGTCCTGTGCGGGCGGCAGCAGCACGGACATCGAGGTCTCCAGGGCGTCCGGATCGCTGATGCCCGGGACCACGTCGAACCGATTGCTCTTCAGGTCCCAGATGCCGGGGGTACGGCCCTTGTCGTCGGGGCCGTATCCGGCATTCGAGCCGGTGTAGAAGATCCGGCCCTTGCCGGTCAGGAACAGCGCGGGATACGTCGGGAAGAAGCGCTTCTTGGGCAGGTACTTCCACTTCTTGGTCTTGGGGTCGTAGATCTCGTTCTTCCCCGGGACCACCTGGCCGATCTCGTCCAGTCCGGAGACCGCGAGCACCTTGCCGTCCTGGAGGCCGGTCAGGGTCGGGTACCAGCGGGCCTCGTTCATCGGATCGACCGGGATGTACCGCTCGGCCACCGGGTCGAACTCATATGCCTGCTTGATGCCCTGGAAGTCCTTCTTGTCGAACGACAGCTTCTGCGCGATGCCGTAGAAGTTCCGCCGGTCCTTGCCCTTCAGTCCGGCGATCCGGTAATTGTCCTCGGTGCCGGTCTGGTACTTCCTGCCCTTGCGCAGCGCCTCCACATAGACCCGTGCCGTGCTCGCGCTGACCGTGACCTTCTTGGTCTTGGGGTTCGTCTTCTTCGTCGCGCGCGGAACGAGCAGCGGGTCCTTGGACACGAAGGTCTTGCCGCTCTCCTTGCCGGTGAAGCGGGTTCCGGCGGGGAGGGTTTTGGGCTTGTCGGGGTCCTCGTTGTGGACGAACATCAGTCCGCCCGCCTTCTCGACATCGCCCTTGAGCTTCTCGTAGCGCTGGGTGCCGCCCGCCACCAGCAGCTTTCCGTCCGGGAGCTGGGAGTGCCCGGAGCAGAAGAGGTCCCTGGGGGTCGGGATGTTGGTGAAGGTGTTCTTCTCCGGATCCCACAGGACACTGCGGAAGGATTTGGCGGCGAAGTTCTTGGCGTTGTTCCCGGAGCCGGCCACCAGCAGCACCTTGCCCGTATGCAGCAGGGCGGCGTGGATCGTATTGATCCGGTATTGCTCGGGGACGTCGACCACATCCCAGTGGCCGTTCTCCGCCTTGTACTCCGGTTGGTTGATTTTGTACGCGTGGTACTTGTCCGAGCTGAAACGGTAGAGAGCCGGGCCGTTCATCCCGGCCAGTACGGTGATCGCCGCCGCACCGATCCCGAAGCGACGGGTGCGGCGACTCGGTCGGTACTTCACTTCTTATCGTCCCCCAAGAGCGGGCTGCGGATTCCGTTTCTCCTGGCGGACGGTCCACCGCCAGGCGATGATCGGCGCGGCTGTGACAGCCAGGGCAATAGATGCCCAAACGGTCATCGCTGGATGACTGTGGCCGAAGTAGAAGGAAGAGGCGAGCGACCCGCCGAAGACCGCCAGGAAGAAAAGATGGGTCCGGAAGGTGCCGAAGAGGGTGTCGGGGCTCGCGGAGTCGCCCTTCGGCGTCACCACGAAGCGGCTCTTGCGGCGCAGCACGGTGTCGAGCAGCGAGCGGGCGTAAATGGGCGCGGCCAGCGCCGACATCACCATTCCGGCTACCCCGCCGGAACCCTCCGGCTCATGGGGAGAAACGTTGTGGCGCCGGTTCCAGACGTAGAGACCGATCTGGAGGGCGGAGGCATTGCCGTAGAGCATCATCCAGATGGCGGGGTCGATCTCGACGCCGGAGGCGCCGAAGCCCAGGAACAGCGCGCAGCTCAGCGCGGCCAGGATCCAGTTGAGCGCCGACATCGGATAGAAGATCACCAGCAGGGAGTAGTTGAAGAGCCTGCCGGGCGGCAGCGAGAACGGCGCCTTCCAGAACTGCTGGACGATCGTCTCGTAGGTCCCCCGTGACCAGCGCAGCTGCTGGGTGAAGAAATCCGTCCAGGCGTTCGGCCCCTCTCCGACCGCCAGGACATCGGGGGTGT
Coding sequences:
- a CDS encoding DUF6412 domain-containing protein, translated to MSRRLEALRMQLGVCLFLLTGVLLAQSGAVSAVALAATVATTAAVATALLTCAILASRGRIPAPAGRIRTAIRDRERRTAFLPQRDPDASGRPRPRAPGRRLPTAA
- a CDS encoding YidC/Oxa1 family membrane protein insertase, producing MSLFSSLGSLLTTMAGGLDPLFGASAAAAAIVLFTLCVRAALHPLARAAVRGEKARAALAPKLTELSRKHKGDPERLRRAMTELRAKEGASPLAGCLPALAQLPVFFVMYHVFSTGSGAGDLLDHTLAGAPLGDRWGGALSGAPGLVYLGLFALIAAVATWTYLRARRTTAPGAPGVARALPLLSFGTLVTAAVVPLAAALYLATSTTWTAVERALLHRG
- a CDS encoding fumarylacetoacetate hydrolase family protein, giving the protein MKLLRVGPTGAERPALLDQNGTLRDLSALVPDIDGALLADEVALARLRAAAAAEGDDALPVIEDGGVRIGPPLGRIGKIVCIGLNYHDHAAETGASAPEEPIIFMKAPDTVVGPDDTVLVPRGSVKTDWEVELAVVIGRTARYLDSDEAALASVAGYAIAHDVSERAFQIERGGQWDKGKNCETFNPLGPWLVTADEIPDPQALGLRLWVNGEVKQDGTTADQIFGVAHVVRYLSQFMTLYPGDVISTGTPAGVAMGRPEPKPYLRSGDVVELEIDGLGRQRQEFKDA
- a CDS encoding heme-degrading domain-containing protein, with translation MSEHAELISRIEEQERRLRLPRFDNDDAWRLGCLIADLAQERGAAVTIGIHRAGQRLFHRALPGTSPDNDAWLERKCRVVERYGASSYLVGARFRAKGASFEESSRLDPDRYAAHGGAFPLHVTGTGVIGAVAVSGLPQAEDHALVVEALERYLAATA
- a CDS encoding Gfo/Idh/MocA family protein; translation: MDAMDDSSTVRVGLIGYGLAGSVFHAPLIAATEGLVLDTIVTSSPERQRQARAEFPEVRFADSADELWGRADELDLIVIASPNRTHVPLARTALEAGLPVVVDKPLAATAAEAEELAALAEARGLLLSVFQNRRWDNDFLTLRKLLAEGALGDVQRFESRFERWRPQLKGGWRESGDPAEVGGLLYDLGSHLVDQALTLFGPVESVYAEVDVRRPGAQTDDDTFIALTHTSGVRSHLWMSAITAQLGPRFRVLGSGSGYVKYGLDPQEAALREGLRPGDPSAAWGVEPESEWGRLGAGESPLTGGGVPVPTLQGDYPAYYAAVAAALRDGTPPPVTAAEAAAALHVLEAARVSAAERRTVRIEVPA
- a CDS encoding ROK family transcriptional regulator, whose amino-acid sequence is MSGAAGPGANLTALRSHNAALVLRLLRDAGEDGVSRPELAGHTGLTPQAVSKITARLRTEGLAVEAGQRASTGGKPPAVLRLVPGARHAIGLHLDRDELTAVLVDLAGTPVAARTAPFDFGAGAEEALTAATAEVRALLADACTDLAAGTGLDTGTGLAAGTGLTETGAETGGAIGGAAGGGLAGGLAGGLLGVGVAAPGPLDHGSGVLHRVTGFPQWDGFPLRDALAERLGLPVVLDKDTNAAALGLVTAGTAPSAAYLHLGTGLGAGLMLGGEVYRGARTDAGEFGHQVIQLDGPPCECGNRGCLEALCLAAVARDDHTDAARLLGVGAANLVRLLDIDRVLLGGRVVLADPEPYVRGVATMIAEDSARASRLTVPVDVVERGGRAVVEGAARLVLAPLFALG
- a CDS encoding antitoxin; translated protein: MGMMDKLKGAISKNPDKARKGTRKGAEAADKKTGGKYSEQIQSGSDKIDDELRRRGEGPRGQ